One genomic segment of Streptomyces sp. TLI_146 includes these proteins:
- a CDS encoding ABC transporter substrate-binding protein has product MNRKTLVLPAVVGLLAPVLAACGGAGSGGDGGKAIVVGTTDQFVVTKDAPAPFDPAYAYDTGAWNVLRQTVQMLVHVPRGGGVPVPDAASSCSFTDKENESYRCKLRSGLKFADGSKLTAADVHYSIQRVLNIKDGNGPIALLENIDTMETKGDDEIVFHLKTPDATFPYKLATPAAAIVQKDKYPAKKLRGGFEVDGSGPYTLKAEYSGDKVVKAVFSKNPNYKGDLKVNNSKVELRSFADADAMGAELESGKIDMMTRSMSPEQIQKYSVTPPKNVNLVEMPGLEIRYLGFNTNDPSVKNKAVRQAMAAVVDRGALASKVYGATAEPLYSLIPTSIAGHTNSFFNKYGEPSKQKAAGILRAAGVSTPVKLTLNYTGDHYGPGTAKEFSILRDQLNATGLFATTLKATDWPKYRPAQKAGEYAVYGLGWFPDFPDPDNYVAPFLGRDNFLNSPYSNVEVRNTLIPESRVAADRNQASKPFEKIQDIVANDVPVLPLWQGKQYVAARSEITGTEWALNSSADLQLWELGRGVK; this is encoded by the coding sequence ATGAACCGCAAGACTTTGGTGCTGCCGGCCGTAGTGGGCCTGCTCGCCCCCGTACTCGCCGCGTGTGGCGGGGCAGGAAGTGGGGGCGACGGCGGCAAGGCCATCGTCGTGGGCACCACGGACCAGTTCGTGGTCACCAAGGACGCACCCGCTCCCTTCGACCCGGCCTACGCGTACGACACCGGTGCCTGGAACGTGCTGCGACAGACCGTGCAGATGCTGGTCCACGTCCCGCGCGGCGGCGGCGTGCCCGTCCCGGACGCGGCCTCCAGCTGCTCGTTCACCGACAAGGAGAACGAGAGCTACCGCTGCAAGCTGCGCAGCGGCCTCAAGTTCGCCGACGGCTCCAAGCTGACCGCCGCCGACGTCCACTACTCGATCCAGCGCGTCCTGAACATCAAGGACGGCAACGGCCCGATCGCCCTCCTGGAGAACATCGACACGATGGAGACCAAGGGCGACGACGAGATCGTCTTCCATCTGAAGACCCCGGACGCCACCTTCCCGTACAAGCTCGCGACGCCCGCCGCCGCGATCGTGCAGAAGGACAAGTACCCGGCGAAGAAGCTGCGCGGCGGCTTCGAGGTGGACGGCTCCGGCCCGTACACCCTCAAGGCCGAGTACAGCGGCGACAAGGTCGTCAAGGCCGTCTTCAGCAAGAACCCCAACTACAAGGGGGACTTGAAGGTCAACAACAGCAAGGTCGAGCTGCGCTCGTTCGCCGACGCCGACGCGATGGGCGCCGAGCTGGAGTCCGGCAAGATCGACATGATGACCCGCTCCATGTCGCCGGAGCAGATCCAGAAGTACTCGGTCACCCCGCCCAAGAACGTCAACCTGGTCGAGATGCCCGGCCTGGAAATCCGCTACCTGGGCTTCAACACCAACGACCCGTCCGTGAAGAACAAGGCCGTCCGCCAGGCGATGGCCGCCGTCGTCGACCGCGGCGCACTGGCCTCCAAGGTGTACGGGGCGACCGCCGAGCCGCTCTACTCGCTCATCCCGACCTCGATCGCCGGGCACACCAACTCGTTCTTCAACAAGTACGGCGAGCCGAGCAAGCAGAAGGCCGCGGGCATCCTGCGGGCCGCCGGTGTCTCCACCCCGGTCAAGCTGACGCTGAACTACACGGGCGACCACTACGGCCCGGGTACCGCCAAGGAGTTCTCGATCCTGCGGGACCAGCTGAACGCCACCGGCCTGTTCGCCACCACGCTCAAGGCGACCGACTGGCCCAAGTACCGCCCGGCCCAGAAGGCCGGCGAGTACGCCGTCTACGGCCTCGGCTGGTTCCCCGACTTCCCGGACCCGGACAACTACGTCGCGCCCTTCCTCGGCCGCGACAACTTCCTCAACTCGCCGTACTCCAACGTCGAGGTGCGCAACACCCTGATCCCCGAATCGCGCGTGGCGGCCGACCGCAACCAGGCCTCCAAGCCGTTCGAGAAGATCCAGGACATCGTCGCCAACGACGTCCCCGTACTCCCGCTGTGGCAGGGCAAGCAGTACGTCGCCGCCCGCAGCGAGATCACGGGCACCGAGTGGGCGCTCAACTCCTCGGCCGACCTCCAGCTCTGGGAGCTGGGCCGCGGCGTGAAGTAA
- a CDS encoding HAD family phosphatase, translating into MTTTVPAPEARTADSSALQAVFLDMDGTLVDTEGFWWDAEVEVFAALGHPLQESWRDVVVGGPMTRSAGFLIEATGADITVPELTVLLNDRFEARISRGVPLMPGAARLLGELAEHSVPTALVSASHRRIIDRVLHSLGSRHFALTVAGDEVGRTKPHPEPYLFAAAGLGADPTRCAVVEDTATGVAAAEAAGCRVVAVPSVAPIEPASGRVVVDSLEQVDLAFLRTLITRMN; encoded by the coding sequence ATGACCACCACGGTTCCCGCGCCCGAAGCACGTACGGCCGACAGCTCGGCGCTCCAGGCCGTCTTCCTGGACATGGACGGCACGCTCGTCGACACCGAGGGCTTCTGGTGGGACGCCGAGGTGGAGGTCTTCGCCGCGCTCGGCCATCCGCTCCAGGAGAGCTGGCGCGACGTCGTGGTGGGCGGGCCCATGACCCGCAGCGCCGGGTTCCTCATCGAGGCCACCGGCGCCGACATCACCGTCCCCGAGCTCACCGTGCTGCTCAACGACCGTTTCGAGGCGCGCATCAGCCGCGGGGTGCCGCTGATGCCGGGAGCCGCCCGGCTGCTCGGCGAGCTCGCCGAGCACTCCGTGCCGACCGCCCTGGTCTCGGCCTCGCACCGGCGGATCATCGACCGGGTCCTGCATTCGCTGGGCTCGCGCCACTTCGCGCTCACCGTCGCCGGGGACGAGGTCGGGCGCACCAAGCCGCACCCCGAGCCGTATCTGTTCGCCGCCGCCGGGCTGGGCGCGGACCCGACCAGATGCGCGGTCGTCGAGGACACCGCGACCGGTGTGGCGGCCGCCGAGGCGGCCGGCTGCCGGGTGGTGGCGGTGCCGTCCGTGGCGCCGATCGAGCCCGCCTCGGGCCGGGTCGTCGTCGATTCCCTCGAACAAGTCGACCTGGCTTTTCTGCGCACCCTGATCACCCGGATGAACTGA
- the metH gene encoding methionine synthase, producing the protein MASLPTPSADSRTRADALREALATRVVVADGAMGTMLQAQDPTLEDFQDLEGCNEILNVTRPDIVRSVHQEYFAVGVDCVETNTFGANFSALGEYDIPERVYELSEAGARIAREVADEFTASTGQQRWVLGSMGPGTKLPTLGHAPYTTLRDAYQQNAEGMLAGGADALLVETTQDLLQTKAAILGAQRALDAAGHRVPIICSVTVETTGTMLLGSEIGAALTALEPLGIDMIGLNCATGPAEMSEHLRYLARNSRVPLSCMPNAGLPVLGKDGAHYPLSAPELADAQETFVREYGLSLVGGCCGTTPEHLRQVVERVRGLAPTERHPSPEPGAASLYQSVPFRQDTSYMAIGERTNANGSKKFREAMLEGRWDDCVEMARDQIREGAHMLDLCVDYVGRDGVADMEELAGRFATASTLPIVLDSTEVDVLQAGLEKLGGRAVINSVNYEDGDGPESRFAKVTQLAVEHGAALIALTIDEEGQARTVENKVAIAERLIDDLTGNWGVRESDILIDALTFTICTGQEESRKDGIATIEAIRELKRRRPDVQTTLGLSNISFGLNPAARVVLNSVFLDECVKAGLDSAIVHASKILPIARLEEEQVKVALDLIYDRRAEGYDPLQRLMELFEGVSTKSMKAGKAEELLALPLDERLKRRIIDGEKNGLDADLDEALLTRPALDIVNDTLLEGMKVVGELFGSGQMQLPFVLQSAEVMKTAVAHLEPHMEKSDAEGKGTIVLATVRGDVHDIGKNLVDIILSNNGYNVVNLGIKQPVSAILEAAEEHRADVIGMSGLLVKSTVIMKENLEELNQRKMAADYPVILGGAALTRAYVEQDLHEIYEGEVRYARDAFEGLRLMDALVAVKRGVPGATLPELKQRRVPKRAAAVHEAEEPEGSVRSDVAVDNRIPEPPFWGTRVIKGIGLKEYASWLDEGALFKGQWGLKQNRAGDGPSYEELVETEGRPRLRGWLEQLHTRNLLEAAVVHGYFPCVSKGDDLIILNEDGSERTRFTFPRQRRGRRLCLADFFRPEESGETDVVGLQVVTVGSKIGEATAELFEANSYRDYLELHGLSVQLAEALAEYWHARVRSELGFAGEDPSEVEDMFALKYRGARFSLGYGACPDLEDRAKIAELLRPERIGVHLSEEFQLHPEQSTDAIVIHHPEAKYFNAR; encoded by the coding sequence ATGGCCTCGTTGCCTACCCCTTCCGCTGACAGCCGGACCCGCGCCGACGCGCTCCGCGAAGCGCTCGCCACCCGTGTGGTGGTGGCCGACGGAGCCATGGGCACCATGCTCCAGGCCCAGGACCCCACCCTGGAGGACTTCCAGGACCTCGAGGGCTGCAACGAGATCCTCAACGTCACCCGGCCCGACATCGTGCGCTCGGTGCACCAGGAGTACTTCGCGGTCGGCGTCGACTGCGTCGAGACCAACACCTTCGGCGCGAACTTCTCCGCCCTCGGTGAGTACGACATCCCCGAGCGCGTGTACGAGCTGTCCGAGGCGGGCGCCCGGATCGCCCGCGAGGTGGCCGACGAGTTCACCGCCTCGACCGGACAGCAGCGCTGGGTGCTCGGCTCCATGGGTCCCGGCACCAAGCTGCCCACCCTCGGCCACGCCCCGTACACCACGCTGCGCGACGCCTACCAGCAGAACGCCGAGGGCATGCTCGCGGGCGGCGCCGACGCGCTCCTGGTGGAGACCACCCAGGACCTGCTCCAGACCAAGGCCGCCATCCTCGGCGCCCAGCGCGCCCTCGACGCGGCGGGCCACCGGGTCCCGATCATCTGCTCGGTCACCGTCGAGACCACCGGCACCATGCTGCTCGGCTCCGAGATCGGCGCCGCGCTCACCGCGCTTGAGCCGCTCGGCATCGACATGATCGGCCTCAACTGCGCCACCGGCCCCGCCGAGATGAGCGAGCACCTGCGCTACCTGGCCCGCAACTCCCGGGTGCCGCTGTCCTGCATGCCCAACGCCGGACTGCCCGTCCTCGGCAAGGACGGCGCGCACTACCCGCTCTCCGCGCCGGAGCTCGCCGACGCCCAGGAGACGTTCGTCCGCGAGTACGGCCTCTCCCTGGTCGGCGGCTGCTGCGGCACCACGCCCGAGCACCTGCGCCAGGTCGTCGAGCGGGTCCGGGGCCTGGCGCCCACCGAGCGCCACCCGAGCCCCGAGCCCGGCGCCGCCTCGCTCTACCAGAGCGTGCCGTTCCGCCAGGACACCTCGTACATGGCGATCGGCGAGCGCACCAACGCCAACGGCTCCAAGAAGTTCCGCGAGGCCATGCTGGAGGGCCGCTGGGACGACTGCGTGGAGATGGCCCGCGACCAGATCCGCGAGGGCGCCCACATGCTCGACCTCTGCGTCGACTACGTGGGCCGCGACGGCGTCGCCGACATGGAGGAGCTGGCCGGCCGCTTCGCCACCGCCTCCACCCTGCCGATCGTCCTCGACTCCACCGAGGTCGACGTGCTCCAGGCCGGTCTGGAGAAGCTCGGCGGGCGCGCGGTCATCAACTCCGTCAACTACGAGGACGGCGACGGGCCCGAGTCGCGGTTCGCCAAGGTCACCCAGCTGGCCGTGGAGCACGGCGCGGCGCTGATCGCGCTGACCATCGACGAGGAGGGCCAGGCCCGTACCGTCGAGAACAAGGTCGCCATCGCCGAGCGGCTCATCGACGACCTCACCGGCAACTGGGGCGTGCGCGAGTCCGACATCCTCATCGACGCGCTGACCTTCACCATCTGCACCGGCCAGGAGGAGTCGCGCAAGGACGGCATCGCCACCATCGAGGCGATCCGCGAGCTCAAGCGCCGGCGCCCGGACGTCCAGACCACGCTCGGCCTGTCCAACATCTCCTTCGGCCTCAACCCGGCCGCCCGGGTCGTCCTCAACTCGGTGTTCCTGGACGAGTGCGTCAAGGCGGGCCTCGACTCCGCCATCGTGCACGCCTCCAAGATCCTGCCGATCGCGCGGCTTGAGGAGGAGCAGGTCAAGGTCGCGCTCGACCTCATCTACGACCGCCGTGCCGAGGGGTACGACCCGCTCCAGCGGCTGATGGAGCTCTTCGAGGGCGTCAGCACCAAGTCGATGAAGGCGGGCAAGGCCGAGGAGCTCCTCGCGCTGCCGCTGGACGAGCGCCTGAAGCGCCGGATCATCGACGGCGAGAAGAACGGCCTGGACGCGGACCTCGACGAGGCGCTGCTGACCCGCCCCGCCCTCGACATCGTCAACGACACCCTCCTGGAGGGCATGAAGGTCGTCGGCGAGCTGTTCGGCTCCGGCCAGATGCAGCTGCCGTTCGTCCTCCAGTCCGCCGAGGTCATGAAGACGGCCGTGGCCCATCTGGAGCCGCACATGGAGAAGTCCGACGCGGAGGGCAAGGGCACCATCGTGCTGGCCACCGTGCGCGGCGACGTCCACGACATCGGCAAGAACCTCGTCGACATCATCCTCTCCAACAACGGCTACAACGTCGTCAACCTCGGCATCAAGCAGCCCGTCTCCGCGATCCTGGAGGCCGCCGAGGAGCACCGCGCGGACGTCATCGGCATGTCCGGCCTCCTGGTGAAGTCGACCGTGATCATGAAGGAGAACCTGGAGGAGCTCAACCAGCGCAAGATGGCCGCCGACTACCCGGTGATCCTCGGCGGCGCGGCCCTCACGCGCGCGTACGTCGAGCAGGACCTGCACGAGATCTACGAGGGCGAAGTCCGCTACGCGCGCGACGCGTTCGAGGGCCTGCGCCTGATGGACGCCCTGGTCGCGGTGAAGCGCGGGGTGCCCGGCGCGACCCTGCCCGAGCTCAAGCAGCGCCGGGTGCCCAAGCGCGCGGCGGCCGTGCATGAGGCGGAGGAGCCCGAGGGCTCGGTCCGCTCGGACGTGGCCGTCGACAACCGCATCCCCGAGCCGCCGTTCTGGGGCACCCGGGTGATCAAGGGCATCGGCCTCAAGGAGTACGCGTCCTGGCTCGACGAGGGCGCGCTCTTCAAGGGCCAGTGGGGCCTCAAGCAGAACCGGGCCGGCGACGGGCCGAGCTACGAGGAGCTGGTGGAGACCGAGGGCCGCCCGCGGCTGCGCGGCTGGCTGGAGCAGCTGCACACCAGGAACCTGCTGGAGGCGGCCGTCGTCCACGGCTACTTCCCGTGCGTCTCCAAGGGCGACGACCTGATCATCCTGAACGAGGACGGCTCGGAGCGCACCCGCTTCACCTTCCCGCGCCAGCGCCGCGGCCGCCGGCTGTGCCTGGCGGACTTCTTCCGCCCGGAGGAGTCCGGCGAGACGGACGTGGTCGGGCTCCAGGTGGTCACGGTCGGCTCGAAGATCGGCGAGGCCACGGCCGAGCTGTTCGAGGCGAACTCCTACCGCGACTACCTCGAACTGCACGGCCTGTCCGTGCAGTTGGCGGAGGCGCTGGCCGAGTACTGGCACGCGCGCGTGCGCAGCGAGCTCGGCTTCGCGGGCGAGGACCCGTCCGAGGTGGAGGACATGTTCGCGCTCAAGTACCGCGGCGCGCGCTTCTCGCTGGGTTACGGGGCCTGCCCCGACCTGGAGGACCGCGCCAAGATCGCGGAGCTGCTCCGGCCCGAGCGGATCGGCGTGCACCTCTCGGAGGAGTTCCAGCTCCACCCCGAGCAGTCCACGGACGCGATCGTCATCCACCACCCCGAGGCGAAGTACTTCAACGCACGGTAG
- a CDS encoding IclR family transcriptional regulator: MARNIQSLERAAAMLRLLAGGERRLGLSEVASALGLAKGTAHGILRTLQAEGFVEQDPASGRYQLGAELLRLGNSYLDVHELRARALVWTDDLARSSGESVYVGVLHQQGVLIMHHVFRPDDSRQVLEVGAMQPLHSTALGKVLSAFDPVAHTEAVDGERTAFTPRTVTTAAGFEELLDLARARGWASDMEETWDGVASVAAPIFDRRRMPVGAVGVTGAVERVCKDGEVRSELVAAVRDCARSVSRDLGAGRF; encoded by the coding sequence ATGGCGCGGAACATCCAGTCGCTCGAACGGGCGGCCGCCATGCTGCGGCTGCTCGCGGGCGGCGAGCGGCGGCTCGGCCTGTCCGAGGTGGCCTCCGCGCTCGGCCTGGCCAAGGGCACCGCGCACGGCATCCTGCGCACCCTCCAGGCGGAGGGGTTCGTCGAGCAGGACCCGGCCTCCGGCCGCTACCAGCTCGGCGCGGAGCTGCTGCGCCTGGGCAACAGCTATCTGGACGTCCACGAGCTGCGGGCCCGCGCCCTCGTATGGACGGACGACCTCGCGCGCTCCAGCGGCGAGAGCGTGTACGTGGGTGTGCTGCACCAGCAGGGCGTGCTGATCATGCACCACGTCTTCCGGCCCGACGACAGCCGTCAGGTCCTGGAGGTCGGGGCGATGCAGCCGCTGCACTCCACCGCGCTCGGCAAGGTCCTGTCCGCCTTCGACCCGGTGGCGCACACCGAGGCGGTGGACGGCGAGCGGACCGCGTTCACGCCTCGCACGGTGACCACCGCCGCGGGCTTCGAGGAGCTGCTCGACCTCGCGCGGGCGCGCGGCTGGGCCAGCGACATGGAGGAGACCTGGGACGGGGTGGCCTCGGTGGCCGCGCCCATCTTCGACCGGCGCCGTATGCCGGTGGGCGCGGTGGGGGTGACCGGGGCCGTGGAGCGCGTGTGCAAGGACGGCGAGGTCCGCTCCGAGCTGGTGGCGGCGGTGCGCGACTGCGCCCGCTCGGTCTCGCGCGATCTGGGCGCCGGCCGCTTCTGA
- a CDS encoding MIP/aquaporin family protein translates to MSSSDIFTGEIIGTAVLILLGGGVCAAVTLKSSKARNAGWLAITFGWGFAVLTGAYISAPLSGAHLNPAVTLGLAIEGGTEWSDVPTYLAGQLLGAMIGATLVWLAYYGQFQAHLTDPEIVGKPDENAAKAIEGPHNGASHAGPVLGIFSTGPEIRNAIQNLTTEIIGTAVLVLAILTQGLNGDGKGLGVIGVLITSLVVVGLGLSLGGPTGYAINPFRDLGPRIVHSLLPLPNKGGSDWGYAWVPVVGPLAGAALAGGLYNLAFA, encoded by the coding sequence GTGTCCAGCTCCGACATCTTCACCGGCGAGATCATCGGTACCGCCGTTCTCATCCTGCTCGGCGGTGGCGTGTGCGCCGCCGTCACGCTGAAGAGCTCCAAGGCACGCAACGCGGGCTGGCTCGCCATCACCTTCGGGTGGGGCTTCGCGGTGCTCACCGGCGCTTACATCTCCGCCCCGCTCTCGGGTGCGCACCTCAATCCGGCGGTGACGCTCGGCCTCGCCATCGAGGGCGGCACCGAGTGGAGCGACGTGCCCACCTACCTCGCGGGACAGCTGCTCGGCGCGATGATCGGCGCCACGCTGGTCTGGCTGGCCTACTACGGGCAGTTCCAGGCGCATCTCACCGATCCGGAGATCGTCGGCAAGCCCGACGAAAACGCCGCCAAGGCGATCGAGGGCCCGCACAACGGCGCCTCCCACGCGGGCCCGGTGCTCGGCATCTTCTCGACCGGCCCCGAGATCCGCAACGCGATACAGAACCTCACCACCGAGATCATCGGTACGGCCGTGCTGGTCCTCGCGATCCTGACGCAGGGCCTGAACGGCGACGGCAAGGGCCTCGGCGTCATCGGCGTGCTGATCACCTCCCTGGTCGTGGTCGGCCTCGGCCTCTCGCTCGGCGGCCCCACGGGCTACGCCATCAACCCGTTCCGCGACCTGGGTCCGCGCATCGTGCACTCGCTGCTGCCGCTGCCCAACAAGGGCGGTTCGGACTGGGGCTACGCCTGGGTGCCGGTCGTCGGCCCGCTGGCCGGTGCCGCCCTCGCGGGCGGCCTGTACAACCTCGCCTTCGCCTGA
- the glpK gene encoding glycerol kinase GlpK, which produces MSDTHTTASHGHGPFIAAIDQGTTSSRCIVFDKDGRIVSVDQKEHEQIFPKPGWVEHDAAEIWTNVQEVVAGAIDKAGITAADVKAIGITNQRETTLLWDKNTGEPVHNALVWQDTRTDALCKELGRNVGQDRFRRETGLPLASYFAGPKVRWLLDNVEGLRERAERGDILFGTMDSWVIWNLTGGVDGGVHVTDVTNASRTLLMNLHEMAWDEKILASMEIPAAVLPEIRSSAEVYGHAKGGVLDGIPVASALGDQQAALFGQTCFSEGEAKSTYGTGTFMLMNTGDKPVNSYNGLLTTVGYQIGDQKPVYALEGSIAVTGSLVQWMRDQMGMIKTAAEIETLASSVEDNGGAYFVPAFSGLFAPYWRSDARGVIAGLTRYVTKAHIARAVLEATAWQTREITDAMTKDSGVELTALKVDGGMTSNNLLMQTLSDFLDAPVVRPMVAETTCLGAAYAAGLAVGFWPDTDALRANWRRAAEWTPRMDADQRDSEYKNWLKAVERTMGWIEDEE; this is translated from the coding sequence GTGAGCGACACCCACACCACCGCCTCGCACGGCCACGGCCCGTTCATCGCGGCCATCGACCAGGGCACCACCTCGTCCCGCTGCATCGTCTTCGACAAGGACGGCCGGATCGTCTCGGTCGACCAGAAAGAGCACGAGCAGATCTTCCCGAAGCCGGGCTGGGTCGAGCACGACGCCGCCGAGATCTGGACCAACGTCCAGGAAGTCGTGGCGGGCGCCATCGACAAGGCGGGCATCACCGCCGCCGACGTCAAGGCGATCGGCATCACCAACCAGCGCGAGACCACGCTGCTGTGGGACAAGAACACCGGCGAGCCCGTGCACAACGCGCTCGTCTGGCAGGACACCCGCACCGACGCGCTCTGCAAGGAGCTCGGCCGCAACGTGGGCCAGGACCGCTTCCGCCGCGAGACGGGCCTGCCCCTCGCGTCGTACTTCGCCGGCCCCAAGGTCCGCTGGCTGCTCGACAACGTCGAGGGGCTGCGCGAGCGCGCCGAGCGCGGCGACATCCTCTTCGGCACCATGGACTCCTGGGTCATCTGGAACCTGACCGGCGGTGTCGACGGCGGTGTGCACGTCACGGACGTCACCAACGCCTCGCGCACGCTGCTCATGAACCTCCACGAGATGGCGTGGGACGAGAAGATCCTCGCCTCCATGGAGATCCCGGCGGCCGTGCTGCCCGAGATCCGCTCCTCCGCCGAGGTCTACGGCCACGCCAAGGGCGGCGTCCTGGACGGCATCCCGGTCGCCTCCGCGCTCGGCGACCAGCAGGCGGCCCTGTTCGGCCAGACCTGCTTCTCCGAGGGCGAGGCCAAGTCCACGTACGGCACCGGCACCTTCATGCTGATGAACACCGGTGACAAGCCCGTCAACTCGTACAACGGCCTGCTGACCACCGTCGGCTACCAGATCGGCGACCAGAAGCCGGTCTACGCCCTTGAGGGCTCGATCGCCGTCACCGGCTCGCTCGTCCAGTGGATGCGCGACCAGATGGGCATGATCAAGACCGCGGCCGAGATCGAGACCCTGGCCTCCTCCGTCGAGGACAACGGCGGCGCCTACTTCGTGCCGGCCTTCTCCGGTCTGTTCGCCCCGTACTGGCGCTCCGACGCCCGCGGTGTGATCGCCGGTCTGACCCGGTACGTCACCAAGGCGCACATCGCGCGCGCCGTGCTGGAGGCCACCGCCTGGCAGACCCGCGAGATCACCGACGCCATGACGAAGGACTCGGGCGTCGAGCTGACCGCGCTCAAGGTCGACGGCGGCATGACCTCCAACAACCTGCTGATGCAGACCCTCTCGGACTTCCTGGACGCGCCGGTGGTGCGTCCGATGGTCGCCGAGACCACCTGCCTCGGCGCCGCCTACGCCGCCGGTCTGGCCGTCGGCTTCTGGCCGGACACCGACGCGCTGCGCGCCAACTGGCGCCGGGCGGCGGAATGGACCCCTCGCATGGACGCCGACCAGCGTGACAGCGAGTACAAGAACTGGCTCAAGGCCGTCGAGCGGACCATGGGCTGGATCGAGGACGAGGAGTAA
- a CDS encoding glycerol-3-phosphate dehydrogenase/oxidase, translating into MTTLQSVPALGTHPASGSTQSRAETREQLSKATYDLLVIGGGILGISTAWHAAQSGLRVALVDAGDFAGATSSASSKLLHGGLRYLQTGAVKLVAENHFERRAVSRQVAPHLANPLTFYLPVYKGGPHGAAKLGAGVFAYSALSAFGDGVGHLLSPSKAAQDVPELRTDNLKAVAVYGDDQMNDARMALMTVRAAVDAGAAVLNHAEVTGLRFTKGRVTGADLRDRLSGDEFGVNARLVLNATGPWVDHLRKMEDPDAAPSIRLSKGAHLVLKRTSPWKAALATPIDKYRITFALPWEDMLLLGTTDEEFEGDPADVAVTEKDTAQILDEAAFSIRDQQLSRDLITYSFAGLRVLPGGPGDTSKAKRETVVTEGRGGMLSVAGGKWTTFRHIGRTVMQKLEQLPGRPLGDDFEPISSLPGKLPLPGIANPRAVAHRLMVDGPAPGPRMAADTAKHLATHYGSLSFDIARLANEDAALAERIHPDAPEIWAQVVYARDHEWAETADDVLRRRTTLTIRGLATDEIRGKVDDLLGKKN; encoded by the coding sequence ATGACCACCCTGCAGAGCGTCCCTGCCCTTGGGACGCACCCGGCCTCCGGCTCCACCCAGAGCCGCGCCGAAACTCGGGAGCAGCTTTCCAAGGCGACGTACGACCTCCTGGTGATCGGCGGCGGCATCCTGGGCATCTCCACCGCCTGGCATGCCGCGCAGTCCGGGCTGCGGGTGGCCCTGGTGGACGCCGGCGACTTCGCCGGCGCCACCTCCTCGGCCTCCTCCAAGCTCCTCCACGGCGGTCTGCGCTACCTGCAGACCGGCGCGGTCAAGCTGGTGGCCGAGAACCACTTCGAGCGGCGTGCGGTGTCGCGTCAGGTGGCACCGCACCTCGCCAACCCGCTCACCTTCTACCTGCCCGTCTACAAGGGCGGTCCGCACGGCGCGGCCAAGCTCGGCGCGGGTGTCTTCGCCTACTCGGCGCTCTCCGCGTTCGGTGACGGCGTCGGCCACCTGCTGTCGCCCTCCAAGGCCGCGCAGGACGTGCCGGAGCTGCGGACGGACAACCTGAAGGCCGTGGCCGTGTACGGCGACGACCAGATGAACGACGCGCGCATGGCCCTGATGACGGTCCGCGCCGCCGTGGACGCGGGCGCGGCCGTGCTCAACCACGCCGAGGTCACCGGCCTGCGCTTCACCAAGGGCCGGGTCACCGGTGCCGATCTGCGCGACCGCCTCTCCGGCGACGAGTTCGGCGTCAACGCCCGTCTGGTGCTCAACGCGACCGGCCCGTGGGTCGACCACCTGCGCAAGATGGAGGACCCGGACGCGGCTCCCTCCATCCGCCTGTCCAAGGGCGCGCACCTGGTCCTCAAGCGCACCTCCCCCTGGAAGGCGGCGCTGGCGACCCCGATCGACAAGTACCGCATCACCTTCGCCCTGCCGTGGGAGGACATGCTCCTGCTCGGCACCACGGACGAGGAGTTCGAGGGCGACCCGGCGGATGTCGCGGTCACCGAGAAGGACACCGCCCAGATCCTGGACGAGGCCGCGTTCTCGATCCGCGACCAGCAGCTGTCGCGCGATCTGATCACGTACTCCTTCGCCGGTCTGCGGGTGCTGCCGGGCGGTCCCGGCGACACCTCCAAGGCCAAGCGCGAGACGGTCGTCACCGAGGGCCGCGGCGGCATGCTGTCGGTGGCCGGCGGCAAGTGGACGACCTTCCGCCACATCGGCCGTACGGTGATGCAGAAGCTGGAGCAGCTGCCGGGGCGTCCGCTCGGTGACGACTTCGAGCCGATCTCCTCGCTCCCCGGCAAGCTGCCGCTGCCCGGCATAGCCAACCCGCGCGCCGTCGCCCACCGCCTGATGGTGGACGGCCCGGCGCCCGGCCCGCGCATGGCGGCCGACACCGCCAAGCACCTCGCCACGCACTACGGCTCGCTCTCCTTCGACATCGCGCGCCTGGCCAACGAGGACGCGGCGCTGGCCGAGCGGATCCACCCGGACGCGCCGGAGATCTGGGCGCAGGTCGTCTACGCGCGCGACCACGAGTGGGCCGAGACGGCCGACGACGTGCTGCGCCGCCGCACCACGTTGACGATCCGGGGCCTGGCCACGGACGAGATCCGCGGCAAGGTCGACGACCTGCTCGGCAAGAAGAACTGA